The Kogia breviceps isolate mKogBre1 chromosome 4, mKogBre1 haplotype 1, whole genome shotgun sequence genome window below encodes:
- the LOC131756211 gene encoding large ribosomal subunit protein eL39-like, producing the protein MSSHNTFRTKQFLAKKQKQNCPIPPWIQMKTGNTIRYNSKRRHWRRTKLGL; encoded by the coding sequence ATGTCTTCTCACAACACTTTCAGGACCAAGCAATTCCTggccaagaaacaaaagcaaaattgtcCCATTCCCCCATGGATTCAAATGAAAACTGGTAATACAATCAGGTACAACTCCAAGAGAAGACACTGGAGAAGAACCAAGCTGGGTCTATAA